A single region of the Malus sylvestris chromosome 8, drMalSylv7.2, whole genome shotgun sequence genome encodes:
- the LOC126631751 gene encoding uncharacterized protein LOC126631751 gives MAKDNNGYKATDDKLPRAKRVKNKAPAPVQITAEQLLREAREGQEGEIRPPQQQINDATELAGFRLRMRKGFEDQTRRQKRNARVWIKYARWEESQKELDRARSVWERLLEVDYRNHTVWVEYAGMEMKNKMINHARNVWERAVQLLPRVDQLWYKYIHLEEMMGNVARAREIFRRWMDWMPNQQGWIEFIKFELRYNEVDHARAIFEQFVRCHPKADAWIRYSKFEMKNGDLARVRDVYQTAVDMLDNDEEAEQLFVAFAEFEEGCKEIESARSIYKLGRDRIPKGKAASLYRMFEDFEERYIRLEENAGNKEKIRQVYDRAIANVPPAQEKRYWQRYIYLWINYALYEEIDARDEDHARAVYRMCLELIPHKKFTFAKMWILAAEFEIRQLKLESARKILGTAIGKAAKGKIFKRYIEIEWQLRNADRCRKLYEKYLHWSPENCYAWIRYAEFEKKNWDTERARSVYELAISQKQLDKPELLWKSYIDFELAEREFERARDLYGRLLERTQHVKVWISYAAFEASAMVGGDGMCSEDVIEQKEQCIQRARRVFERASEYFRTSAPELREQRSMLLEQWRNTEEEFGDFGDVTLVQAKLPRRLKRKRPIVVEDGGSAGFEEYIDYLFPEEAHNTNWKLFEAAYHWKRRKDSSAEDAEDKET, from the coding sequence ATGGCGAAGGACAACAATGGCTACAAGGCCACCGACGACAAGCTGCCGCGGGCGAAAAGGGTTAAGAACAAAGCCCCAGCTCCTGTCCAAATCACCGCAGAGCAACTCCTCCGCGAGGCGCGTGAGGGTCAGGAGGGTGAAATCCGTCCTCCCCAACAGCAAATAAATGACGCTACCGAGCTCGCTGGTTTTCGCCTCCGAATGCGCAAGGGATTCGAGGACCAAACCCGGCGCCAGAAGCGGAATGCCCGCGTCTGGATCAAGTATGCTCGGTGGGAGGAGTCCCAGAAGGAATTGGACCGTGCACGCTCTGTTTGGGAGCGGCTACTTGAGGTAGATTATCGAAACCACACCGTCTGGGTCGAGTATGCCGGGATGGAGATGAAGAATAAGATGATCAACCATGCGAGGAATGTGTGGGAGCGTGCTGTGCAACTCTTGCCGAGGGTGGATCAGCTCTGGTACAAATATATTCACTTGGAGGAGATGATGGGGAATGTGGCTCGTGCTCGGGAAATATTTCGGAGGTGGATGGATTGGATGCCGAACCAGCAAGGCTGGATCGAATTCATCAAGTTTGAGCTTCGGTATAATGAAGTAGATCACGCTAGAGCGATTTTTGAGCAGTTCGTACGATGTCATCCAAAAGCAGACGCTTGGATTCGGTATTCcaagtttgagatgaagaaTGGCGACCTTGCAAGGGTAAGGGATGTGTATCAGACGGCAGTGGATATGCTAGACAATGACGAGGAGGCCGAACAGTTGTTTGTGGCTTTTGCTGAATTTGAAGAAGGGTGCAAGGAAATCGAGAGTGCAAGGAGTATTTATAAGTTAGGGCGCGATCGTATACCAAAAGGAAAGGCTGCTTCTTTGTATAGGATGTTCGAGGACTTTGAGGAGCGGTATATAAGGCTGGAAGAAAATGCAGGGAACAAGGAGAAGATTAGACAAGTTTATGATCGAGCGATTGCCAATGTTCCACCGGCTCAAGAAAAGCGGTATTGGCAGCGCTACATTTATCTATGGATCAACTATGCACTGTATGAGGAGATTGATGCTCGCGATGAGGATCATGCACGCGCTGTCTATAGAATGTGCCTTGAACTGATTCCTCATAAGAAGTTTACATTTGCAAAAATGTGGATTCTCGCAGCCGAGTTTGAGATCCGACAACTGAAACTCGAGTCTGCACGTAAGATACTTGGTACTGCAATTGGCAAGGCAGCTAAGGGCAAGATATTTAAGAGGTACATTGAGATTGAGTGGCAACTACGTAATGCTGATCGCTGTCGGAAACTGTATGAAAAGTATCTGCATTGGTCGCCGGAAAATTGCTATGCGTGGATCAGGTATGCAgagtttgagaaaaaaaattgggacACGGAACGAGCCAGATCAGTTTATGAACTTGCCATCAGCCAAAAACAACTCGACAAGCCCGAATTGCTGTGGAAGTCATACATCGACTTTGAACTAgcagagagagagtttgagagagctaGAGATCTGTACGGGCGACTCTTAGAACGGACCCAACACGTTAAAGTCTGGATCAGTTACGCAGCATTCGAGGCATCGGCTATGGTGGGAGGAGACGGAATGTGCTCAGAAGATGTTATTGAGCAGAAGGAGCAATGCATTCAGCGCGCCAGAAGGGTTTTCGAGAGAGCGTCGGAATATTTTAGAACTTCAGCGCCGGAACTTAGGGAACAAAGAAGTATGCTGCTAGAACAATGGCGGAACACGGAGGAGGAGTTTGGGGATTTCGGTGATGTTACGTTAGTGCAAGCGAAGCTGCCGCGGAGATTGAAGAGGAAGAGGCCAATAGTTGTTGAAGATGGTGGTTCAGCTGGGTTTGAAGAATACATTGATTATCTTTTTCCAGAAGAAGCTCATAACACGAACTGGAAGCTTTTCGAAGCTGCCTACCATTGGAAGAGGCGAAAAGATTCTTCTGCGGAGGATGCGGAAGATAAAGAAACATAG
- the LOC126631763 gene encoding copper transporter 5.1-like, translating into MMHMTFYWSRQVTLLFDSWKTDTWASYSLTLLACLLVPAFYQYLEDLRVRIKRAASSSSLKSASDAPIRTPLLGSKLGGAGGRFSAGRLAESVLFGVNAAIGYMIMLAMMSFNGGVFVAIVLGLAIGYWAFRSGDDDVARVVVDNSCACA; encoded by the coding sequence ATGATGCACATGACCTTCTACTGGAGCCGGCAGGTAACGCTCCTCTTCGACTCTTGGAAAACCGACACGTGGGCGAGCTACTCCCTCACGCTGCTCGCCTGCCTTCTCGTCCCTGCCTTCTACCAGTACCTCGAGGACCTGCGCGTGCGCATCAAGCGCGCGGCCTCCTCGTCTTCCCTGAAATCGGCGTCTGACGCGCCGATCCGGACCCCGCTGCTCGGCTCCAAGCTCGGCGGCGCCGGAGGGAGGTTCTCGGCAGGGAGGCTGGCGGAGAGCGTGCTTTTCGGAGTCAACGCGGCGATCGGGTACATGATTATGCTGGCGATGATGTCATTTAACGGGGGAGTGTTCGTGGCCATCGTTTTGGGGCTGGCGATTGGTTACTGGGCGTTTCGGAGTGGGGACGATGACGTGGCGCGTGTGGTGGTGGATAATTCATGTGCGTGTGCTTAG